The following are encoded together in the Humulus lupulus chromosome 5, drHumLupu1.1, whole genome shotgun sequence genome:
- the LOC133834012 gene encoding uncharacterized protein LOC133834012, translated as MAAPAPTVRIPVNTQALEKIPEAFRGTIYETASYTVDHYYNSTLRDLQEIETRIPKNVMESSMGMTFTVVLALHRSISWSRARLEEIKGEHHATLAALASAQQQEQDEKAARATAQAELEACRSKLLVAESTKVALVTAKVELE; from the exons ATGGCGGCTCCAGCTCCAACAGTGCGCATCCCGGTCAACACTCAggccctggagaagatccccgaggcctttcgagggACGATTTACGAAACCGCGAGCTACACGGTGGATCACTATTACAACTCCACTCTGAGGGACTTGcaggagatcgagacgaggatccctaagaatgtgatggagtcttcaatggggaTGACCTTCACG GTGGTTTTGGCTCTTCACCGAAGCATATCCTGGTCTAGGGCCAGGCTTGAAGAGATCAAGGGCGAGCATCATGCTACCCTGGCCGCCCTCGCGTCCGCCCAGCAACAGGAGCAGGATGAAAAAGCCGCCCGGGCGacggcgcaggccgagctggaggcATGTCGATCCAAGCTGCTGGTGGCCGAGTCTACCAAGGTCGCCCTAGTCACCGCGAAGGTTGAGCTTGAATAA
- the LOC133779999 gene encoding uncharacterized protein LOC133779999, producing the protein MGDGNPDSKIKLAAWSREMDSDLDNVLNKPMVSKALVFFVQHNFMLNNEVPASREIPQETRDAQLRLEDELKTMKLDVAARDATIQKVYELKSKLEVALKEVQKVPDLKLMLAVTLKEVEAKNSEIMEKNSEIKEIRELNAKMEEEKKMTFKVIEGEKAHLLEEFKNKKDRAVDMAMYLIWVSNLDLDTSFLANLEADFIAKRQARLEEEEARLEAEEATEAARAATRETSKS; encoded by the exons ATGGGGGATGGCAATCCCGATAGCAAAATCAAGCTTGCTGCATGGAGTC GTGAAATGGACTCAGACCTAGACAATGTGCTCAATAAGCCTATGGTCTCGAAG GCACTCGTATTCTTTGTTCAGCACAACTTTATGCTGAATAACGAAGTGCCCGCAAGCAGGGAAATTCCACAAGAGACTAGAGATGCCCAACTGAGGCTTGAGGATGAGTTGAAAACAATGAAGCTAGACGTGGCAGCAAGGGATGCGACCATTCAGAAGGTTTATGAGCTCAAGTCTAAGCTGGAGGTTGCTTTGAAAGAGGTCCAGAAGGTCCCCGACCTCAAATTGATGCTGGCGGTGACCTTGAAGGAGGTCGAGGCTAAGAATTCCGAGATCATGGAGAAGAATTCTGAGATCAAGGAAATTCGAGAACTCAATGCCAAGATGGAAGAGGAAAAGAAGATGACCTTCAAAGTTATTGAAGGTGAGAAGGCTCATCTTCTGGAGGAGTTCAAAAACAAAAAAGATCGCGCcgtagacatggcgatgtatctGATTTGGGTGAGCAATCTCGACCTCGACACCAGTTTCCTAGCCAACCTGGAGGCTGATTTCATCGCCAAAAGGCAGGCTCGCCTTGAGGAGGAGGAGGCCAGGCTCGAGGCTGAGGAAGCAACAGAGGCTGCAAGGGCTGCGACTCGAGAAACATCTAagtcttga